In Rickettsia endosymbiont of Gonocerus acuteangulatus, the following are encoded in one genomic region:
- a CDS encoding transposase yields the protein MLYSTHKIMQHVDSLGKYYYAPIKANRNVSKTHDSKPYKAVKELTFSDEEIRHGVEIHIKGFAKNKHVNLFKFTVSTNRVEYVVTNNKTHKSSKAAQDECGFRWVIESMHREIKQLTGIERCQCRKQRIQRNHISWAFLVWAFLKRTANTIGKTVYQIKLGLLDDYMQQQLRSPSLRYLEPNIA from the coding sequence ATGCTATATTCTACACACAAAATTATGCAACATGTTGACTCTCTGGGGAAATATTATTATGCCCCTATTAAAGCCAATAGAAACGTTAGTAAAACACACGATTCTAAACCTTATAAAGCTGTAAAAGAGTTGACATTTTCAGATGAAGAGATCAGGCATGGAGTAGAGATTCATATAAAAGGCTTTGCTAAAAATAAGCATGTTAATTTGTTTAAATTTACTGTTTCTACCAACAGAGTTGAGTATGTTGTTACCAATAACAAAACTCACAAATCTTCTAAAGCTGCACAAGATGAGTGTGGCTTTCGATGGGTAATTGAGAGCATGCACAGAGAAATTAAGCAACTTACTGGGATAGAACGTTGTCAATGCAGGAAACAGCGTATTCAACGTAATCATATTAGTTGGGCATTTTTAGTTTGGGCATTTCTCAAAAGGACTGCAAATACAATCGGTAAAACGGTTTACCAAATAAAGTTAGGGCTTTTAGATGACTATATGCAACAACAGCTGCGTTCTCCATCTTTACGATATTTAGAACCAAACATAGCGTAA
- a CDS encoding cytochrome c1: MKTKLLTSIIIILTSALSLANEEALHPKKMKWHFEGLRGSVDREAAQRGFQVYKEVCSVCHSLSNLYYRNLKDIGFSEEEIKEIAKNYTVKDGPNDDGEMFDRPALPSDRFVSPYPNEQAARAANNGAHPPDLSLIIKARHEGANYVYSLLTGYAEPPAGFKLMNGAHYNPYFPGGQIAMPPPLTDGQVTYMDGTNASVEQMSHDVAVFLQWAAEPEMEHRKSMGLKVMMFLVAFTIFFYIAKNRIWSNLR; the protein is encoded by the coding sequence ATGAAAACTAAACTACTCACTTCTATCATCATAATATTAACCTCTGCTTTAAGCTTAGCCAATGAGGAAGCGTTACACCCCAAAAAGATGAAATGGCATTTTGAGGGCTTACGTGGTAGTGTTGATCGTGAAGCCGCACAAAGAGGTTTTCAGGTCTATAAAGAAGTATGTAGCGTTTGCCACAGCTTAAGCAATCTATATTATCGTAATCTTAAGGATATTGGCTTTTCTGAAGAAGAGATCAAAGAAATTGCTAAAAATTATACAGTAAAGGATGGTCCGAATGATGATGGTGAGATGTTTGATCGCCCTGCTCTTCCATCTGATCGTTTTGTATCGCCTTATCCAAATGAGCAGGCAGCAAGAGCCGCTAATAATGGTGCTCATCCGCCTGATTTATCTTTAATAATAAAAGCTCGTCATGAAGGAGCGAATTATGTATATTCACTACTTACCGGTTATGCCGAGCCACCTGCAGGGTTCAAGCTAATGAATGGTGCTCACTATAATCCATATTTTCCAGGGGGGCAGATAGCAATGCCCCCTCCTCTAACGGATGGGCAAGTAACTTATATGGACGGCACTAACGCAAGTGTTGAGCAAATGAGCCACGATGTTGCAGTATTCTTACAATGGGCAGCTGAACCGGAAATGGAACATCGTAAATCTATGGGCCTTAAAGTTATGATGTTTTTAGTAGCGTTTACTATATTCTTCTATATTGCCAAAAACCGCATCTGGTCGAATTTGAGATAG
- a CDS encoding cytochrome b/b6, whose amino-acid sequence MSDNITPKAEKTNAIIDWIDYRLPVFSFLKHFSYYQTPKNLSYLWNLGSIAGIALVIQIITGIILAMHYTPHVDHAFDSVEKIMRNVNYGWLLRYTHAVGASMFFAAVYLHIARGLYYGSYKAPRELLWHIGIIIFLTMMATAFMGYVLPWGQMSYWGATVITNLFSAIPLIGKSIVTWLWGGFSVDNPTLNRFFSLHYLLPFIIVALVMLHLVALHQHGSNNPKGIDIKSPKDTIPFHPYYTVKDFVGFGVYFIIFAYFIFYKPNYLGHPDNYIPANPLVTPAHIVPEWYFLPFYAILRAVPSKLGGVLLMFGSIFVLFLLPWLDTSKVRSANYRPIYRIAFWIFMADCLLLGYLGRQPAEEPYITISRFAVCYYFFHFLVALPLIGKYEKPLPLPEESCKVMKEVR is encoded by the coding sequence ATGAGCGACAACATTACCCCAAAAGCTGAAAAGACTAATGCTATTATAGATTGGATAGACTATCGTTTGCCAGTCTTCTCTTTTCTAAAGCATTTTAGCTATTATCAAACTCCAAAAAATCTTAGTTATTTGTGGAATTTAGGCTCTATTGCCGGCATTGCGTTAGTAATTCAGATAATTACCGGTATTATACTTGCAATGCATTATACGCCGCATGTTGATCATGCTTTTGATAGCGTTGAAAAAATCATGCGTAATGTTAATTATGGCTGGTTACTGCGTTATACTCATGCTGTTGGTGCCTCAATGTTTTTCGCAGCCGTATATTTACACATAGCAAGGGGGCTATATTATGGCTCGTACAAAGCCCCAAGGGAACTACTGTGGCATATCGGTATAATCATTTTCCTAACCATGATGGCTACTGCTTTTATGGGCTATGTGCTACCTTGGGGACAAATGAGCTATTGGGGTGCAACAGTTATTACTAATCTATTCTCAGCTATTCCATTAATCGGTAAATCGATTGTTACATGGTTGTGGGGTGGTTTTTCGGTGGATAACCCAACGTTAAACAGATTCTTTTCGCTACATTATTTATTGCCGTTTATTATCGTTGCTCTTGTAATGCTGCATTTAGTCGCTCTGCATCAACATGGTTCGAATAATCCGAAAGGTATTGATATCAAAAGTCCTAAAGATACGATTCCATTTCACCCTTATTATACTGTTAAGGATTTTGTTGGTTTCGGGGTTTATTTCATAATATTTGCCTATTTTATTTTTTATAAGCCGAATTATTTAGGGCATCCGGACAATTACATTCCTGCAAACCCGCTAGTTACACCTGCTCATATTGTACCTGAATGGTATTTCTTGCCGTTTTATGCAATATTGCGTGCTGTGCCGTCTAAACTCGGTGGCGTACTACTAATGTTTGGCAGTATATTTGTGTTATTCTTATTACCTTGGCTAGATACTTCAAAGGTAAGAAGTGCCAACTATAGACCAATATATCGTATTGCTTTTTGGATATTTATGGCAGATTGCTTATTACTTGGTTATTTAGGCAGGCAACCGGCAGAAGAGCCATATATTACCATTAGCCGTTTTGCTGTTTGTTATTACTTCTTCCATTTTCTAGTAGCCTTGCCATTGATTGGTAAGTACGAAAAACCATTGCCACTACCGGAGGAGAGTTGTAAAGTTATGAAAGAAGTCAGATAA